Proteins from a single region of Thermotoga maritima MSB8:
- a CDS encoding serine-pyruvate aminotransferase, translating into MGKFLKKHYIMAPGPTPVPNDILTEGAKETIHHRTPQFVSIMEETLESAKYIFQTKHNVYAFASTGTGAMEAAVANLVSPGDKVIVVVAGKFGERWRELCQAYGADIVEIALEWGDAVTPEQIEEALNKNPDAKVVFTTYSETSTGTVIDLEGIARVTKEKDVVLVTDAVSALGAEPLKMDEWGVDLVVTGSQKGLMLPPGLALISLNDKAWGLVEKSRSPRYYFDLRAYRKSYPDNPYTPAVNMIYMLRKALQMIKEEGIENVWERHRILGDATRAAVKALGLELLSKRPGNVVTAVKVPEGIDGKQIPKIMRDKYGVTIAGGQAKLKGKIFRIAHLGYMSPFDTITAISALELTLKELGYEFELGVGVKAAEAVFAKEFIGE; encoded by the coding sequence ATGGGAAAGTTTCTTAAGAAACACTACATAATGGCACCTGGACCAACACCAGTCCCAAACGATATTTTAACAGAAGGAGCGAAGGAAACAATACACCACAGAACACCTCAGTTTGTTTCCATAATGGAAGAGACCCTCGAAAGTGCAAAGTACATCTTTCAGACAAAACACAACGTGTACGCCTTTGCTTCCACAGGAACTGGCGCTATGGAAGCGGCGGTGGCGAATCTTGTGAGCCCTGGAGACAAAGTGATCGTGGTTGTGGCTGGAAAGTTCGGTGAAAGATGGAGAGAGCTCTGTCAGGCTTACGGTGCTGATATCGTAGAAATCGCCCTCGAATGGGGAGACGCGGTCACACCTGAACAGATCGAAGAGGCTCTCAACAAAAACCCCGATGCGAAGGTCGTCTTCACCACCTACAGTGAAACATCGACGGGTACAGTCATAGACCTCGAAGGAATTGCCAGAGTCACGAAGGAAAAAGACGTTGTTCTTGTGACAGACGCTGTCAGCGCTCTTGGAGCAGAACCACTGAAGATGGATGAATGGGGTGTGGATCTCGTTGTCACAGGTTCACAGAAGGGTTTGATGTTACCTCCAGGACTGGCGCTCATCTCTCTCAACGACAAAGCGTGGGGGCTCGTGGAAAAATCCAGATCTCCAAGGTACTACTTCGATCTGAGGGCCTACAGGAAATCTTACCCCGACAATCCTTACACCCCCGCAGTAAACATGATATACATGTTGAGAAAGGCTCTTCAGATGATAAAAGAGGAAGGCATAGAAAACGTATGGGAAAGGCACAGAATACTGGGAGACGCAACAAGAGCAGCGGTGAAAGCACTTGGACTGGAACTCCTCTCGAAAAGACCGGGAAACGTTGTAACAGCCGTGAAAGTGCCTGAGGGCATCGATGGAAAACAGATTCCCAAGATCATGAGAGACAAGTACGGTGTGACCATCGCCGGTGGACAGGCTAAACTCAAGGGAAAAATATTCAGGATAGCACACCTCGGATACATGTCACCTTTCGACACCATAACTGCCATTTCCGCTCTTGAATTAACCTTGAAGGAACTCGGTTATGAGTTCGAACTCGGAGTCGGTGTTAAGGCAGCCGAAGCTGTCTTCGCTAAAGAATTCATTGGGGAGTGA
- a CDS encoding hydroxypyruvate reductase, with the protein MARYRVHVNDPLDKEATQLLMNKEELEVTSEHLEKDELMKIIPEVDVLVVRSATKVTADIIEAGKNLKIIARAGIGLDNIDVQKAKEKGIKVLNTPGASAPSVAELAMGLMLACARHIARATVSLKEGKWEKKALKGKELLGKTLGLIGFGNIGQEVAKRALAFGMKIIAYDPAKPETDLPVEYVDLDTLFKESDFISLHVPLTESTRHIINRESIAKMKDGVIIVNTARGGTIDEEALYEEVVSGKVYAAGLDVFEVEPPTDEIRRKLLSLDNVVATPHIGASTAEAQRRVGIELVEKIFKELGI; encoded by the coding sequence ATGGCGAGATACAGAGTGCACGTGAACGATCCTCTCGATAAAGAGGCAACACAGCTTCTTATGAACAAAGAGGAACTCGAAGTCACATCGGAACACCTAGAAAAAGACGAATTGATGAAGATCATACCGGAAGTCGATGTTCTTGTCGTCAGAAGCGCCACTAAAGTCACAGCCGACATCATAGAGGCCGGGAAAAATCTGAAGATCATCGCCAGGGCAGGCATCGGGCTGGACAACATAGACGTTCAAAAAGCCAAGGAAAAAGGAATAAAAGTGCTCAACACACCAGGTGCCAGCGCTCCATCCGTGGCAGAACTCGCGATGGGTTTGATGCTTGCTTGTGCTCGCCACATAGCAAGAGCTACTGTATCTCTCAAAGAAGGAAAATGGGAAAAAAAAGCACTCAAGGGCAAAGAACTTCTTGGAAAAACACTGGGACTCATCGGATTTGGAAACATCGGACAGGAAGTGGCAAAAAGAGCCCTTGCCTTTGGAATGAAAATCATCGCTTACGATCCCGCGAAACCTGAAACAGATCTACCTGTTGAATACGTGGATCTGGACACTCTTTTCAAAGAAAGCGACTTCATTTCCCTGCATGTGCCTCTCACAGAATCAACCAGGCATATCATAAACAGAGAGAGTATCGCGAAGATGAAAGACGGTGTCATCATAGTAAACACGGCCCGTGGAGGAACAATCGACGAAGAAGCCCTGTACGAAGAAGTTGTGAGTGGAAAAGTCTACGCTGCAGGGCTCGACGTCTTCGAAGTGGAACCACCAACAGATGAAATCAGAAGGAAACTTTTGAGCTTGGACAACGTTGTCGCCACTCCCCACATAGGTGCTTCCACAGCAGAAGCTCAAAGAAGAGTTGGAATAGAACTCGTGGAGAAGATTTTCAAAGAACTGGGAATTTGA